From the genome of Thermoanaerobaculia bacterium:
GCTCTCCTTCGAGCTCTCGGCTGCCGGGCATCAGCTGGTGCGTTCGGACGCCTCGTGGACGATCTACGAGACGCACTGGCGCGGCCTCACCGGCGATCGTCCGATGCCGCCGGGCGAGCGTCCGATGCAGCTCGGCCGAAGTCCCCTCGGCCGCTGGGGCCGGCCCGCTCCGGGCCCCGAACGTCCGGCTTTCGAGAGTGCGCTGGCGGCCGCGGAACCGATCGCAGCCGAGCACTACCGGGTCTGGCCGGGGGACGGCTCCTGGCAGCGCACGGCTCATCGCTCCCGCCGACCACCGAGCATGGGGGCGCTCGTGGAGTTCGACTTCGGTATCCAACGCACCGGCTACCTGCAACTCGCCTTTCGGGAGGGGTCGGGCCGTCGCGCGGCGGACCCGTCGGCGGCGGTCCTGCTGGCGTTCGGGGACGAACCGATCGGCGAGCCGCCCTGGAGCGCAACGACCCTCTTCCACCCGATCCCGGGCGACGGGCTCTACCAGGATTCGACCGTGCGCAAGTTCCGCTATGTCGCGGTCGCCGGGTTGCCCGGGGTCTTCAGCGGCGAAGTCCTGGCGACGACCGAGGCTTCCTTCCCGGCGCTCGCGCCGCCGCCTGAGTCCGCGCGGGGCATTCTCGGTGTCCGGCCACCGCCGTCAAGCGCGCCGGTGGAGCACGAAGTCTGGCGCGAACTCAAGCGCGCGTCGGGCCGCGCTGTCGGGAAAGACCGCTAGCGCTTCGCGCGCGGTCGCAGCCTGCCGGCGCGCCTCGACCGCGACCTCCTCGAGCGTGCCCTCGCGCGCCACCATCTCCAGGATCTCTTCCGCCGCGACCGACGAGAAGGCCCGTTCGGCGAGGACGCGTTCGATCCGTGAGCGCTCCTGGGGAGAGATGCGGGGGATCAACAGGAGCAGCGGCAGGGTGAGCTTGCCCTCCTTGAGGTCGGAGAGCACGGGCTTGCCGAGCGTCGCCGCCTCGGAGGTGAAGTCGAGCAGGTCGTCGGCGAGCTGGAAACAGATGCCCAGTGCGCGACCGAAGCGCTCGAGCGGTTCGATCGCCTCGGGCCGCACCGGCTCGATCCGCGCCGGCAGGGAGCAGGCGGCGGCGAAGAGCTGCGCGGTCTTCCGGTCGATGATCTCGTAATACTCCGCCACCTGGAGATCGATCGCGCCGAGCCGCTTCTGCGTCAGAAGCTCGCCCTCGGTCATGCGCAGGGTGGCATCGCAGAGCCGGTCGAGAATCGCCACCGAACCGTGCCGGAGGGCCATCTTCATCGCCGTCGTGTAGAGCCAGTCGCCCAGCAGGACCGTGAGGTTGTTGCCCCACAGCTCGTTGATGGTCTGGCGTCCGCGGCGCAGAGAGGAGTGGTCGATGATGTCGTCGTGGATCAGCGTCGCGGTATGGATCAACTCGACCACCGCGGCGTAGGTCACCTCTTCTTCGCCGTCGCGTTCGAGCATCCGGGCGCAGAGCAGCAGCAGCGCCGGGCGCATGCGCTTGCCGCCACCGTCGAAGATGTACTCACCCGACTTCTGGATGAACGGCACGTCGGAGGCCAGGCATTCCCGGAACAGCCGGTCGGTCGCGACCAGCTTGTCCGCCACCAGGGCGAGAAACTGCTGGGCTTCCCTGGAGTCGGAAGGCGTCGCGGCGTCGAGCAGTTTGTGGGGCAAGCGCAGGCGTCCGAGAGTCGTCGCGGTCAGCGGTAGTTGGTGAAGGAGAGCGGAACGTCCACGTCCAGACTCTTCAGGGCCGCGATCGCAGTCTGAAGATCGTCCCTGCTCTTACCCGATACGCGCACGGTGTCTCCCTGGATGGCGGCCTGCACCTTGAGCTTCAGCCGCTTGATCTCTGCGACCAGCTTCTTCGCGGTCTCCTGCGGAATACCCTGCTGAAAGGTGAGCTTCTGGCGCACGCGCCCGCCGGACGCCGGCTCGACATCGCCGCGGCGCATCGACTTGAGGTGCACGCCCCGCCGGACGAGTTTGGTCTCGAGCACCTCGCGCGCCTGCTCCAGGGTGAACTCGTCCGCGGTTTCGAGCACCAGGGACTCGGACTCGATCAAGAGCTTCGCGCCGACCCGTTTCAGGTCGTAACGGGTCGCGATCTCCTTCTCGGCCTGGATGGCGGCGTTGCGCATCTCCTGAAAGTCGACTTCCGAGACGATGTCGAAGGATGGGTTATCGGCCATGGGCGGGGTCGGGGACGAAAGGAGAATTCTACTATGCCTCGGAGGTTCCACGGCGTTTCGACTGCACCTTCACTGAGGCGGGCGGGCTCCGCCGGGCCGCGGTCGCCGCGCCCGGGCGGACTCGCGCCCGAATCCGCCGCGTTGACGCGCCCGGTTCCCGGGCCTATTCTTGCCCTCGGCCGCCCATCCCTGCCGGTCTGGAGGTTCGAGATGCCCTGGATTGCGCCTTTCGCTCGTCGTCTGCTGCGGTTCGCGGCGTGCGCCGCAGCACTCTTCTCAGCCCCCGCAGGCGCGACCGTCCTGCTTCTCGGTCAGGGCGCGAACGTGAACCTCGACGCGGCCGGTCCCAACGATCTCCAGGGTCTGCTGTGCAATTGTCCCGCAGCGACGAGTGTGCGCCACCTCAATGGCTCGCAGCGCTGGTCATCGAACAACTCCAACTGGAACACGATCGGCGTCTGCGACGCCGGCGGCTCGGCGCAGACCGGCGACTTCGTTCCCGGAGACGACGAGCTCTACATCGTGCGGACCGGATCGGGTACCTTCTTCAAGTTCCGGCATCCCAACGGCAGCACCAACAATGGCACAGGCATCTCGATCGAGTACGTTTCGCTCGGTTCGACGCCCTGCACTCCACCAGCTGCGAGCTTCACCTGGGTCTCGCACGACCTGATCACCCAGTTCACCAACACCTCGACCAACGCGACGACCTACGCCTGGGCCTTCGGGGATGGTGGCAACAGCAGCCAGCAGAGTCCGACCCACGCCTATGCGACCTCGAACACATGGAACGCCTGTCTCACGGCGACCGGCACCGGGGGCACGAGCGCCCCCACTTGCCACGGCGTCACCGTGAGCCAGGTTCCTTCGACGCAGGTGCCGGTGAACGGATTCCTGGACTTCGACCCCAATGCCTCGAACGACATCCAGGTGCAGGCGACCGGCGCCTGCGGTGCGACACCGAACAAGATCCACATGCTCAACGCGGCACGCTGGGGTGTGGTCACCGCGCCCTACGACGCGGTGAATCTCGCCATGGCTCAGGCGGCGACGCTCTCGACCAGCGACGTCTGTCACGCGCCGCAGGAGTTCGGCGAGACGTTCATCGTCAAGACAGCGATCGCGACCTGGGTCAAGGCGTGGACGCCGCAGAACGACGGCGGTGGAATCCGGTTCCAGTACCAGGTGCTCCAGGCGGGCTCGAGCACGATTTTCAGCGATGGCTTCGCGAGCGGCAATACCGGCAGTTGGAGCGTCACGGCCGGCGTCGGCGAACCCGCACCGACACGGCTCCGCGTCGAGGTCGCGGTCGAATCGGAGGGTCGGGACCCGAGGCCGGAAGCCGCCCCTGCGACGCTGGCTCGGCTCCGGGACGAGACGGGACACGAGTATGCGCGGCTCGAGCTGCTGCGGGATGCGGCAGGGCTCGCGGTGCGCCTCGTCGCGGATACGCTGCGGGCGTCCGGGCAGGCGACACCATGGCTGGCGCTCGCCGAAAGCACGGCGACCGTGCGCCTCATCTGGCGCGCGAATCCGGACGAGCCCGGTGGCAGCGCGTTTCTGGCGCTCGAAGCGGTCGACGGTGGTGCGGTCGGGCTGGCCGTGCCTGCCGCCGAGAGACTCTGGATCGAAGGCCCGGTGGTCGAAGTCGACTAGTCCGACCTGCGGCGGTGGGAAGGCTACGGCTCTTTCCAGATCAGGTTGGTGGGCGGCGTGAACTGGGAGTCGTCGTCGAGCAGCTCGAAGGCGCCGAAGCGGAAGGTCGAGAGATTGCCCTCGCGGTCGCGGTAGGAGAGCTCGGTCGGGCGCTGCGCGGCGAGGTCGAAGACCAGCTCCGCCTGCGCGATCCGCGAGTCGGGTGCGGTCGGCACGAGCTCGACGGCGATGGCACCGCCGGCGGCCGGGCGCGCGACCGCCGAATAGCGGGACTTCAACTGCTCGACCGGCAGGAGCAGCAGGTCGAGCCCGGCCTCGTTGCGGGCCTCGACATGGAGCCGCTCGCCCTGCGGCTCGCCGGCCGCCCAGGTGTGGAGCCGCGAGCCACAGAGGAGATACGACTTCGGGTAGGGCTCGGCGTAGTCCCAGCGCAGGCAGTCCGGCAGCGCCAGGGCGACCCGCCCGCTCTCTTCGTCCCCGGTCGCGAAGCCGGCCGGAACGTAGGTCTGGCGGAAGCCGGCCGCGAGAGCCCCCGAAGCCGCAAGATGCAGCCGGAGCTCGGTCAGGGCCTGCCAGGGGTCGATCGCCTGCTGTGG
Proteins encoded in this window:
- a CDS encoding polyprenyl synthetase family protein, whose translation is MPHKLLDAATPSDSREAQQFLALVADKLVATDRLFRECLASDVPFIQKSGEYIFDGGGKRMRPALLLLCARMLERDGEEEVTYAAVVELIHTATLIHDDIIDHSSLRRGRQTINELWGNNLTVLLGDWLYTTAMKMALRHGSVAILDRLCDATLRMTEGELLTQKRLGAIDLQVAEYYEIIDRKTAQLFAAACSLPARIEPVRPEAIEPLERFGRALGICFQLADDLLDFTSEAATLGKPVLSDLKEGKLTLPLLLLIPRISPQERSRIERVLAERAFSSVAAEEILEMVAREGTLEEVAVEARRQAATAREALAVFPDSAARRALEFAPDFVLHRRA
- a CDS encoding YajQ family cyclic di-GMP-binding protein, with translation MADNPSFDIVSEVDFQEMRNAAIQAEKEIATRYDLKRVGAKLLIESESLVLETADEFTLEQAREVLETKLVRRGVHLKSMRRGDVEPASGGRVRQKLTFQQGIPQETAKKLVAEIKRLKLKVQAAIQGDTVRVSGKSRDDLQTAIAALKSLDVDVPLSFTNYR
- a CDS encoding outer membrane lipoprotein carrier protein LolA, with product MARLASLATVLRAALGAMLVTVPPGPLAAAPATPQQAIDPWQALTELRLHLAASGALAAGFRQTYVPAGFATGDEESGRVALALPDCLRWDYAEPYPKSYLLCGSRLHTWAAGEPQGERLHVEARNEAGLDLLLLPVEQLKSRYSAVARPAAGGAIAVELVPTAPDSRIAQAELVFDLAAQRPTELSYRDREGNLSTFRFGAFELLDDDSQFTPPTNLIWKEP